The following are encoded in a window of Novosphingobium sp. ZN18A2 genomic DNA:
- a CDS encoding D-2-hydroxyacid dehydrogenase: MTVFVMNVLARPLIEGRLPDWIEPRFFDTTEHLFELAPKAEIGWFDLHKKEDMAEAIRRAASLKWLNSVYAGVDGFPLNILRERGVAFTNGAGINAITIAEYITMGMLNIAKGYREVVRAQDRHEWLRDAPGTMELAGSRALILGYGAIGKRVEKILHGLDVEVTKVRRSTGEGTLGPDEWRARLGEFDWIIVSVPATAETEGLIGAAELAAMKPTACVINVARGSVIDQPALVAALRDGQIGSAFLDVTTPEPLPADDPLWDLPSAHITMHLSGRSQTRMFQRGVERFLANLERFRAGEPLEYRVNLDLGY; encoded by the coding sequence GTGACCGTCTTTGTGATGAACGTCTTGGCGCGCCCATTGATCGAGGGGCGCTTGCCCGACTGGATCGAGCCGCGCTTCTTCGACACGACCGAGCACTTGTTCGAACTGGCACCGAAAGCCGAAATCGGCTGGTTTGACCTCCACAAGAAAGAGGACATGGCCGAAGCGATCAGGCGGGCCGCGAGCCTGAAATGGCTCAACTCGGTCTATGCCGGGGTCGACGGGTTTCCGCTCAATATCCTGCGGGAACGCGGCGTTGCGTTCACCAACGGCGCAGGAATCAACGCGATCACCATTGCCGAATACATCACGATGGGGATGCTCAATATCGCCAAGGGCTATCGTGAGGTCGTGCGCGCGCAGGACCGGCACGAATGGCTGCGCGATGCGCCTGGAACGATGGAACTGGCGGGCAGCCGCGCACTGATCCTTGGTTACGGCGCGATCGGGAAGCGCGTCGAAAAAATCCTTCACGGGCTTGACGTAGAGGTGACGAAAGTGCGCCGTTCGACCGGTGAGGGCACGCTCGGTCCGGATGAATGGCGCGCGCGGCTTGGTGAGTTTGACTGGATCATCGTTTCCGTGCCCGCCACCGCCGAAACCGAAGGACTGATCGGTGCGGCGGAGCTTGCCGCGATGAAGCCCACCGCCTGCGTCATCAACGTTGCGCGCGGTTCGGTGATAGACCAGCCGGCGCTGGTTGCGGCGCTGCGCGACGGACAGATCGGTTCGGCCTTTCTTGACGTGACCACGCCGGAGCCACTGCCCGCCGACGATCCGTTGTGGGATCTGCCGAGTGCGCACATCACCATGCATCTGTCGGGCCGGTCGCAAACCCGCATGTTCCAGCGCGGGGTGGAGCGCTTCCTTGCCAACCTGGAACGCTTTCGCGCCGGTGAGCCTTTGGAATACCGGGTAAACCTGGACCTGGGATATTGA
- a CDS encoding nitroreductase, whose product MTQQATPLSRMTVSEAVATRRSVRRFLREAVGRDVLERVLEKAQRAPSGGNVQPWNANVLTGAPLARLLDAVAGVIPQGRAAHAPEYHIYPPELEGAYDARRFGVGEAMYAALGIAREDKKGRLGQFMHNFRAFDAPVLMLVHTPRYMGPPQWSDIGMWLQTVMLLLREEGLDSCAQEAWAVYTPQIRECVTIPDDHIFFCGLAIGHRDPVAPINTFDVPRAPLQESVAFEGF is encoded by the coding sequence ATGACACAGCAAGCCACGCCCCTTTCGCGCATGACCGTTTCCGAAGCCGTTGCCACCCGCCGCTCTGTGCGCCGGTTCCTGAGGGAAGCCGTGGGGCGCGATGTGCTGGAGCGCGTTCTGGAAAAGGCGCAGCGCGCGCCTTCGGGCGGCAACGTCCAGCCCTGGAACGCGAATGTATTGACGGGCGCGCCGCTGGCCAGGTTGCTGGATGCGGTTGCGGGCGTGATCCCGCAGGGCCGGGCGGCGCACGCGCCGGAATACCACATCTATCCGCCGGAGCTTGAAGGCGCATACGATGCGCGACGTTTCGGCGTGGGCGAGGCGATGTACGCCGCGCTGGGCATCGCAAGAGAGGACAAGAAGGGACGCCTCGGCCAGTTCATGCACAATTTCCGCGCATTCGATGCGCCGGTGCTGATGCTGGTCCACACCCCGCGCTATATGGGGCCGCCGCAATGGTCCGACATCGGGATGTGGCTGCAAACGGTCATGCTGTTGCTGCGTGAAGAGGGTCTGGATTCCTGTGCGCAGGAAGCCTGGGCAGTCTATACCCCGCAAATCCGCGAATGCGTGACGATCCCGGACGATCACATCTTCTTCTGCGGCCTTGCGATCGGCCATCGCGACCCGGTCGCGCCGATCAATACCTTCGATGTTCCCCGCGCCCCGCTGCAAGAATCTGTCGCGTTCGAAGGATTTTAG
- a CDS encoding aldehyde dehydrogenase family protein: protein MVKLKDTYPLYLNNKAAQPNTDLAVTDKFTGEVAFRTALATPDVIDEAIAGAVRAAEPMAKLASYEKRDVLDHCVARFQERFDELAYALCVEAGKPIADAEGEVTRLIDTFRIAAEEATRNYGEIQPLDISARAKGYMGMWKRVPIGPCSFISPFNFPLNLAAHKIAPAIAVGCPFVMKPASMTPLGAIIMGEVLAECDVLPEGAFSILPASRDGADLFTVDDRLKLLSFTGSPGVGWDLKAKAGKKKVVLELGGNAAVVVDKDADLDHALARIIFGGYYQSGQSCIHVQRVIVHEDVYDTFRDMLVAKVGTLKAGDPKNRETFIGPMISEKEAKRLKGWIDAAVGGGAKLLAGGGLEGAMLEATLLEDAPDASDVVREEAFGPVVVLSRFSDWGAALAEVNDSRFGLQAGLFTRDIHKVLEAWDDLDVGGIVVNDVSSYRVDNMPYGGVKDSGLGREGVRFAMEDMSEIRNLVIRRES, encoded by the coding sequence ATGGTCAAGCTCAAGGACACCTATCCGCTCTATCTCAACAACAAGGCCGCGCAGCCTAACACGGACCTTGCTGTTACCGACAAGTTCACCGGTGAGGTGGCGTTCCGCACCGCGCTCGCCACGCCGGACGTGATCGACGAGGCCATTGCCGGGGCGGTGCGCGCGGCGGAGCCGATGGCGAAGTTGGCGAGTTACGAAAAGCGCGACGTGCTGGATCACTGCGTCGCGCGCTTCCAGGAACGGTTTGACGAACTCGCCTATGCGCTGTGCGTCGAAGCGGGAAAGCCGATTGCCGATGCCGAAGGCGAAGTAACCCGGCTGATCGACACGTTCCGCATCGCGGCGGAAGAGGCGACGCGCAATTATGGCGAGATCCAGCCGCTGGATATCTCGGCACGCGCGAAAGGATACATGGGGATGTGGAAGCGCGTGCCGATCGGGCCGTGCAGTTTCATCAGCCCGTTCAACTTTCCGCTGAACCTTGCCGCGCACAAGATCGCACCCGCCATCGCGGTCGGCTGTCCCTTCGTGATGAAGCCCGCCAGCATGACGCCGCTGGGCGCGATCATCATGGGCGAAGTGCTGGCGGAATGCGATGTGCTGCCCGAAGGCGCGTTCTCGATCCTGCCCGCCAGCCGCGACGGCGCGGACCTGTTCACGGTGGACGACCGGCTGAAGCTGCTCAGCTTCACCGGATCGCCCGGCGTCGGCTGGGATCTGAAGGCGAAGGCGGGCAAGAAGAAGGTCGTGCTGGAACTCGGCGGTAATGCCGCGGTGGTGGTCGACAAGGATGCCGATCTCGATCATGCGCTCGCCCGCATCATCTTCGGCGGCTATTACCAGTCGGGCCAGAGCTGCATCCACGTGCAGCGCGTGATTGTTCACGAAGACGTGTATGACACCTTCCGCGATATGCTCGTCGCGAAAGTCGGCACGCTGAAGGCCGGCGATCCCAAGAACCGCGAAACCTTCATCGGTCCGATGATCTCAGAGAAGGAGGCGAAGCGGCTGAAGGGCTGGATCGATGCCGCGGTTGGCGGCGGGGCGAAGCTGCTGGCCGGCGGCGGGCTGGAAGGCGCGATGCTGGAAGCGACGCTGCTGGAAGATGCACCCGATGCCAGCGACGTCGTGCGCGAGGAAGCGTTCGGCCCCGTGGTCGTGCTATCGCGGTTTTCGGACTGGGGTGCGGCGCTTGCGGAAGTGAACGACAGCCGCTTCGGGCTTCAGGCCGGTTTGTTCACGCGCGATATCCACAAGGTGCTCGAAGCGTGGGACGATCTCGACGTCGGCGGCATCGTGGTGAACGATGTTTCGTCCTACCGGGTCGACAACATGCCTTATGGCGGGGTCAAGGATTCGGGCCTAGGCCGCGAGGGCGTGCGGTTCGCGATGGAGGACATGAGCGAGATCCGAAATCTGGTGATCCGGCGCGAATCGTGA
- a CDS encoding CHASE2 domain-containing protein translates to MPDKRQDRMERRVGRTVSQLGWQRVAVAAILLAVALFLAARSWHLPLLRDAESALYDIRTAALAPATDPDKRVTLVVYTADTNRKTGQISPVDRTILAKALKQIDTLGAKGIGIDILFDSPQPDDPLLKSTLKAMKTPVFLAYANSKTNPEAITYEQTQDLSAYIKSVTTSDVGPASILLETDNDGVARHWPHQYPGLPPLLSVAMTKNVKGDADMRFASYTGPIRYRVPTASDRPVFDKIPIDLLADPDTAPLMAEAITGRYVLIGGDFSDFDQFDTPFTRTGNPVTGETRMIGVEVHASMLAQLLDHWLPVNIPPWLKWLAAAIVVLLGAATAAGQVRTWLLAIGVLVQFAAFLALPYFLARSGFDTLGLPSVGWIVGWLVAYTAVSSALRAINAAQREFAQGALGKYLPRSVASEIMRNPERLSLHGEKREIFCVFTDLEGFTKLTHAVEPEMIAQLLNDYLDRLSAVVLEYGGTLDKFVGDAVVAFWGAPIAYPDDGERAAKAAWAMYQAGEAFRQAVPEGVPKIGRTRVGLHYGEAIVGNFGGEGRIQYTALGDAMNTAARLESANKPLDTKVLVSREAMERTGLDWFRPMGRVTLRGRSTPVEIFEPTPDATDEERARVRELIAAHEQGNSDRVQSLTAKLAESMHDDAVINLVQRLTQTHKGESYVLG, encoded by the coding sequence ATGCCTGACAAGCGCCAGGATCGCATGGAGCGGCGCGTGGGGCGCACGGTCTCGCAACTCGGCTGGCAGCGCGTGGCGGTCGCCGCGATCCTGCTTGCCGTGGCGCTGTTCCTGGCCGCGCGCAGTTGGCATCTTCCGTTGCTGCGCGACGCGGAAAGCGCGCTTTACGATATCCGCACCGCGGCGCTGGCGCCGGCAACCGATCCCGACAAGCGGGTGACGCTGGTGGTCTATACCGCCGATACCAACCGCAAGACCGGCCAGATATCCCCGGTGGATCGCACGATCCTGGCAAAGGCGCTGAAACAGATAGATACGCTGGGCGCGAAGGGCATCGGCATCGATATCCTGTTCGATTCGCCCCAGCCGGACGATCCGCTGCTCAAATCGACGCTGAAGGCGATGAAGACGCCGGTTTTCCTTGCCTATGCCAACAGCAAGACCAACCCTGAAGCGATTACATATGAGCAGACGCAGGATCTTTCGGCCTATATCAAGTCGGTAACGACCAGCGACGTCGGCCCGGCGAGCATCCTGCTGGAAACCGATAACGACGGCGTGGCGCGGCACTGGCCGCACCAGTATCCGGGCCTGCCGCCACTGCTGTCCGTGGCGATGACGAAGAACGTCAAGGGCGACGCGGACATGCGCTTTGCCAGCTATACCGGCCCGATCCGCTATCGCGTGCCGACCGCCAGTGACCGCCCGGTGTTCGACAAGATCCCGATAGACCTGCTGGCCGATCCTGACACCGCACCGCTGATGGCCGAGGCGATTACCGGCCGATACGTGCTGATCGGCGGCGACTTTTCCGATTTCGACCAGTTCGACACGCCGTTCACGCGCACGGGCAACCCGGTAACGGGCGAGACGCGCATGATCGGGGTGGAAGTTCACGCCTCCATGCTGGCGCAATTGCTCGACCACTGGTTGCCGGTGAATATCCCGCCGTGGCTTAAGTGGCTCGCGGCGGCGATTGTCGTGCTGCTGGGCGCGGCGACAGCGGCGGGGCAAGTGCGCACTTGGCTGCTGGCGATCGGCGTACTGGTGCAGTTCGCGGCCTTTCTGGCCTTGCCCTATTTTCTTGCGCGGAGCGGGTTCGATACGCTGGGCCTGCCTTCGGTCGGCTGGATCGTGGGCTGGCTGGTCGCCTATACGGCGGTGAGTTCGGCCCTGCGCGCGATCAACGCCGCGCAGCGCGAGTTCGCGCAAGGGGCGCTGGGAAAATACCTGCCCCGTTCCGTGGCGAGCGAGATCATGCGCAATCCCGAACGTCTTTCGCTGCACGGCGAAAAGCGCGAGATATTCTGCGTGTTCACCGACCTTGAAGGCTTCACCAAGCTGACCCACGCGGTAGAGCCGGAAATGATCGCCCAACTGCTCAACGACTATCTCGACCGCCTGTCCGCGGTCGTGCTTGAATACGGCGGCACGCTCGACAAGTTCGTGGGCGATGCGGTCGTGGCCTTCTGGGGCGCGCCTATCGCCTACCCCGACGATGGAGAGCGCGCGGCGAAGGCGGCCTGGGCGATGTACCAGGCGGGCGAGGCGTTCCGCCAGGCCGTGCCCGAAGGCGTGCCGAAGATCGGGCGGACGCGCGTGGGCTTGCACTATGGCGAGGCAATTGTCGGCAATTTCGGCGGGGAGGGGCGCATCCAGTACACCGCGCTGGGCGATGCGATGAACACCGCCGCGCGGCTGGAAAGCGCGAACAAGCCGCTGGATACCAAAGTGCTGGTCAGCCGCGAGGCGATGGAGCGCACCGGGCTGGACTGGTTCCGCCCGATGGGCCGGGTCACGCTGCGCGGCCGTTCCACCCCGGTCGAGATTTTCGAACCGACGCCCGATGCGACCGACGAGGAACGCGCACGGGTGCGCGAACTGATCGCGGCGCACGAGCAGGGAAATTCGGATCGTGTGCAGTCACTCACAGCGAAGCTCGCCGAATCGATGCATGACGATGCCGTGATCAACCTCGTCCAGAGGCTGACCCAGACGCATAAAGGAGAAAGCTATGTCCTTGGCTAA
- a CDS encoding multiheme c-type cytochrome, which yields MLGNLKPVQRLTAACRSFTRTGAVAVFACLAMAASALSASFLIAPEPVRAEGTVSSTMAQSTMAKHLGVASCAGSTCHGHSVADGHPVRQDELKLWQEESSPGGAHSRAYRAVLEPRGQGIVRRLGLDAAGVQRECLGCHASPGGHKLSDGVDCETCHGAAGGWISSHYTVGASYRRDVSNGMTDLVNPRTRARVCLDCHLSGDGQGQFIYHRIMAAGHPRISFELDLFSTLQQHWNEDADYVQRKGGKTNSMRMWAVGQAEAVNRSLELFSEPAKGMDGIFPEFTFYDCHSCHRRIYDGDEAHVTAIPNPGRPIHLGMPPYNDENMIMLIAASRVVAPDLAGTFEARSKAFHAAMGKGRREAVTAAQALRQSANALADRFSGATFSKAQTFAIMDSIASNAITPRFTDYEGAVQSVMAIDTLLNGMVNQGMVSQGAAGDLRVRINEAYAAVRDPNGFQPIAFRRALTDAVSSIRSLR from the coding sequence ATGCTGGGCAATTTGAAACCTGTGCAGCGGCTCACGGCCGCCTGCCGTTCCTTTACGCGCACCGGTGCGGTGGCGGTGTTCGCTTGTCTTGCGATGGCGGCAAGCGCGCTTTCGGCCTCTTTCCTGATCGCGCCGGAACCCGTCCGGGCCGAAGGCACGGTCTCGTCCACGATGGCCCAGTCCACGATGGCAAAGCACCTTGGCGTGGCAAGCTGTGCGGGATCGACCTGCCACGGTCATTCTGTCGCTGACGGTCATCCGGTCCGCCAGGACGAGTTGAAGCTGTGGCAGGAGGAAAGCTCTCCCGGCGGTGCGCACAGTCGCGCCTATCGCGCCGTTCTGGAGCCGCGCGGGCAGGGCATTGTTCGGCGGCTCGGCCTCGATGCGGCCGGCGTGCAGCGGGAATGTCTGGGCTGCCATGCCTCGCCCGGCGGTCACAAGCTGTCGGACGGCGTCGATTGCGAAACCTGCCACGGCGCGGCCGGCGGCTGGATTTCCAGCCACTATACGGTCGGCGCCAGCTATCGCCGCGATGTCTCCAACGGGATGACGGACCTTGTGAACCCGCGCACCCGTGCACGGGTTTGCCTGGATTGCCACTTGTCCGGCGACGGGCAGGGGCAGTTCATCTATCACCGCATCATGGCGGCGGGGCATCCGCGCATTTCTTTCGAACTGGACCTGTTCTCCACGCTCCAGCAGCACTGGAACGAGGATGCGGATTATGTCCAGCGCAAGGGCGGCAAGACGAACTCGATGCGGATGTGGGCCGTGGGCCAGGCCGAGGCGGTGAACCGTTCGCTGGAACTGTTCAGCGAGCCGGCGAAAGGCATGGACGGTATCTTCCCCGAGTTCACGTTCTACGATTGCCATTCGTGCCACCGTCGCATCTATGACGGGGACGAGGCGCACGTAACGGCTATCCCCAATCCGGGGCGCCCGATCCATCTGGGTATGCCGCCTTACAACGATGAGAACATGATCATGCTGATCGCGGCGTCGCGCGTTGTGGCACCCGATCTGGCCGGCACGTTCGAAGCGCGGAGCAAGGCGTTCCACGCGGCGATGGGCAAGGGGCGCAGAGAAGCCGTCACCGCGGCGCAGGCCCTTCGCCAGAGCGCCAACGCACTGGCCGACCGCTTTTCCGGCGCGACGTTTTCGAAGGCCCAGACCTTCGCGATCATGGACAGCATCGCCAGCAACGCGATCACTCCGCGCTTCACCGATTACGAAGGCGCGGTCCAGTCGGTCATGGCGATCGACACCTTGCTGAACGGCATGGTCAACCAGGGGATGGTGAGCCAGGGTGCCGCGGGCGACCTGCGTGTGCGGATCAACGAAGCCTATGCCGCTGTGCGCGATCCCAACGGCTTCCAGCCGATTGCCTTCCGCCGCGCGTTGAC
- a CDS encoding acetolactate synthase large subunit has product MANGSGKKASDVFIECLEAEGVEYVFGVPGEENLDFLDSLSRSEKIRLVLTRHEQGAGFMAATYGRHTGKTGVCLATLGPGATNFVTAAAYAQLGGMPMMMITGQKPIKKSKQGRFQILDVVSMMGPITKYAHQLASADNIPSRVREAFRLAEEEKPGAVHLELPEDIADEHTDSRPIPASVARRPSAESKAVRIAVKAIEEAKAPVLVIGAGANRKMTGRMLRQFVEKTGIPFLTTQMGKGVIDERHPKFLGCAALSAGDFVHRAVEDADVIINVGHDVIEKPPFFMREGGPTVIHVSTRTAEVDPVYFPQIEVIGDIANAVWQIKEDIVPQGKWKFDHMLAYHTAELDHTGKMAADARFPIFPPHLVGQVRDAMPEDGIICLDNGVYKIWFARGYTAYLPNTVLLDNALATMGAGLPSAMMSAMVYPERKVMAICGDGGFMMNSQEMETAVRLGLNLTVLILRDDSYGMIRWKQANMGFKDWGLTYGNPDFVAYAESYGAKGHRIESSAHLAEVLAHCRDTPGVHLIDCPVDYSENDQILNKDIKELSKAL; this is encoded by the coding sequence ATGGCCAACGGTTCAGGCAAGAAGGCGTCCGACGTATTCATCGAATGCCTTGAGGCGGAAGGCGTCGAATATGTGTTCGGCGTTCCGGGTGAGGAAAACCTGGATTTCCTCGATTCGCTGTCACGGTCCGAAAAGATCAGGCTTGTGCTGACCCGCCACGAACAGGGCGCGGGCTTCATGGCGGCGACATACGGGCGGCATACCGGCAAGACCGGCGTCTGCCTGGCAACGCTTGGTCCCGGCGCCACCAACTTCGTTACCGCGGCCGCCTATGCTCAGCTAGGCGGGATGCCGATGATGATGATTACCGGCCAGAAACCGATCAAGAAATCGAAGCAGGGCCGCTTCCAGATACTAGACGTGGTTTCCATGATGGGGCCGATCACCAAGTATGCGCACCAGCTGGCCAGCGCCGACAACATTCCCAGCCGCGTGCGCGAGGCGTTCCGCCTGGCCGAAGAGGAAAAGCCGGGCGCCGTGCATCTTGAATTGCCCGAGGACATTGCCGACGAGCACACCGATTCCCGCCCCATTCCGGCCTCTGTCGCGCGCCGCCCTTCGGCCGAGTCCAAGGCCGTGCGCATCGCGGTGAAGGCGATAGAGGAGGCCAAGGCGCCGGTGCTGGTGATCGGTGCGGGCGCCAACCGCAAGATGACCGGCCGGATGCTGCGCCAGTTCGTTGAAAAGACGGGCATTCCCTTCCTGACCACGCAGATGGGCAAGGGCGTGATCGATGAACGTCATCCAAAGTTCCTGGGCTGCGCGGCGCTTTCCGCCGGGGACTTCGTGCACCGCGCGGTCGAGGATGCGGACGTTATCATCAACGTCGGACACGACGTGATCGAAAAGCCGCCGTTCTTCATGCGCGAGGGCGGGCCGACGGTGATCCACGTTTCGACGCGCACGGCGGAAGTCGATCCGGTCTATTTCCCGCAGATCGAAGTGATCGGTGATATCGCCAACGCAGTCTGGCAGATCAAGGAAGACATCGTTCCGCAGGGCAAGTGGAAGTTCGACCACATGCTCGCCTATCACACGGCGGAGCTTGACCACACGGGCAAGATGGCTGCCGATGCGCGCTTCCCGATCTTCCCGCCGCACCTTGTCGGCCAGGTCCGCGATGCGATGCCTGAAGACGGGATCATCTGCCTGGATAACGGCGTCTACAAGATCTGGTTCGCGCGCGGCTACACTGCCTATCTTCCCAATACCGTGCTGCTCGACAACGCGCTTGCCACGATGGGCGCGGGGCTGCCCAGCGCGATGATGAGCGCGATGGTCTATCCCGAACGCAAGGTCATGGCGATCTGCGGCGATGGCGGGTTCATGATGAACAGTCAGGAGATGGAGACGGCGGTAAGGCTGGGCCTGAACCTGACGGTGCTGATCCTGCGCGATGATTCCTATGGCATGATCCGCTGGAAGCAGGCCAACATGGGCTTCAAGGACTGGGGGCTGACCTATGGCAACCCCGATTTCGTCGCCTATGCGGAAAGCTATGGCGCGAAGGGGCACCGCATCGAAAGCTCTGCGCACCTGGCCGAAGTCCTGGCCCATTGCCGCGATACACCGGGCGTCCATCTGATCGATTGCCCGGTCGATTATTCGGAAAACGACCAGATCCTGAACAAGGATATCAAGGAACTTTCGAAGGCGTTGTAG
- the cysS gene encoding cysteine--tRNA ligase translates to MTDAPAVPLTLFNSLTRKPEVFQPVHPGEARVYSCGPTVYNYPHIGNMRAYVFADILGRTLSFKGYRLTHVINITDVGHLTDDADAGEDKMEKMAAQRAQSIWDIAKHYTQAYWADIKALNIRQPAHWSIATDYVPAMIEFAKGIAEKHCYELDSGLYFDVSTVDDYGRLARAHTEEGEGRIDAVEGKRNAADFAIWRKTPPGEKRQMEWDSPWGKGAPGWHLECSVMSGKLLGFPFDIHTGGIDHREIHHPNEIAQNQAFCCTNGLDNAANSGARIWMHNNFLVERSGKMSKSAGEFLRLQLLIDKGYHPLAYRMMCLQAHYRSELEFSWEGLGAALVRLKRMVMAVGQLKERASTPAESWGPKLTPLMAKFDAAVSDDLNTPIALTATEEAIAMKKVDPAEKLALVSAMDAVMGLGLLDLERTALRIRPKDATVNEAEIEATLTARKEARAAKDFAKSDALRDELAAKGVEVMDGDPLGWEWKLG, encoded by the coding sequence ATGACAGACGCCCCTGCCGTTCCGCTGACGCTGTTCAACAGCCTGACCCGCAAGCCCGAGGTGTTTCAGCCGGTTCATCCGGGCGAAGCGCGCGTCTATTCGTGCGGGCCGACGGTTTATAACTACCCGCACATCGGCAACATGCGCGCCTATGTTTTTGCCGATATTCTGGGCCGCACGCTCAGCTTCAAGGGTTACCGGCTTACCCACGTCATCAACATTACCGACGTGGGGCACCTGACGGACGATGCCGACGCGGGCGAAGACAAGATGGAGAAAATGGCCGCGCAGCGCGCGCAATCCATCTGGGACATCGCTAAGCATTATACCCAGGCTTATTGGGCGGACATAAAGGCGCTCAACATCCGTCAGCCCGCGCACTGGTCTATCGCCACGGACTATGTTCCGGCGATGATAGAGTTCGCGAAAGGCATCGCGGAAAAACACTGCTACGAACTCGACAGCGGGCTGTATTTCGATGTTTCCACGGTGGACGATTATGGCCGCCTCGCCCGCGCCCATACCGAAGAAGGCGAAGGCCGGATTGATGCGGTGGAAGGCAAGCGCAACGCCGCCGACTTCGCGATCTGGCGCAAGACTCCGCCGGGCGAAAAGCGCCAGATGGAATGGGATTCCCCGTGGGGAAAGGGCGCGCCGGGCTGGCACCTTGAATGCAGCGTGATGAGCGGCAAGCTGCTGGGCTTTCCGTTCGATATTCACACCGGCGGGATCGACCACCGGGAAATCCACCACCCCAACGAAATCGCGCAGAACCAGGCGTTCTGCTGCACCAACGGGCTGGACAATGCCGCGAACAGCGGCGCGCGCATCTGGATGCACAACAACTTCCTTGTCGAGCGCAGCGGCAAGATGAGCAAGTCGGCGGGCGAGTTCCTGCGGCTGCAACTGCTGATCGACAAGGGCTATCACCCGCTCGCCTACCGCATGATGTGCCTTCAGGCGCATTACCGCAGCGAGCTTGAGTTCAGCTGGGAAGGGCTGGGCGCGGCGCTTGTGCGATTGAAGCGCATGGTGATGGCGGTGGGCCAGTTGAAAGAGCGCGCTTCCACACCCGCCGAAAGCTGGGGGCCGAAACTCACGCCGCTGATGGCAAAGTTCGATGCCGCGGTGTCTGACGATCTCAATACGCCCATCGCGCTCACCGCGACGGAAGAGGCGATCGCGATGAAAAAGGTCGATCCTGCCGAGAAGCTGGCGCTTGTTTCCGCGATGGATGCGGTGATGGGGCTGGGCCTGCTCGACCTTGAGCGCACGGCGCTGCGGATTCGCCCGAAGGATGCGACGGTCAACGAGGCCGAGATCGAAGCAACACTCACCGCGCGCAAGGAAGCCCGCGCCGCGAAAGATTTTGCAAAGTCCGACGCGCTGCGAGACGAGCTTGCCGCCAAGGGCGTCGAGGTCATGGACGGCGATCCACTCGGCTGGGAGTGGAAGCTGGGCTGA